The Echeneis naucrates chromosome 8, fEcheNa1.1, whole genome shotgun sequence genome has a window encoding:
- the LOC115047672 gene encoding carcinoembryonic antigen-related cell adhesion molecule 6-like isoform X1 codes for MRIESRNLTWTLMLLSGVFCSSGWDVIYGQQRICAVKGSSVVIVCSFSYPVGEKVTTIMWGHDTNFFEGPFVYESKSEKSSKFQYIGDYVKNCSFQINKVNHTDQGNYKFRFITVTNKWTSTAAATLEIHDLKAEKSNGNGPMKEGDSLNLTCVNNCNNSAVSWYKDGNAIVEGSTLHLLNISSINSGTYSCSLTGLSETTSGGINIDVEYGPKNTSVSVRPSMEVEPGSNVTLSCSSDGNPPVNNYTWFKMGDSSTSVGAEHELHFMKVSAAGVEGYYCRAANKHGSQNSSTVTLTVKDNSSHGTSRRNTYIVSTFVAIFVLLIVTIAIAVRRLNKKKRTPETDYEDCNQRIVYSNWPMLDNNQPQEGAQCGEERREIVYAAIDFTKKREPNMEQQMDPHNYDDDVVYRTVNRANVFSFLSGTDS; via the exons ATGCGCATTGAATCCAGAAACCTGACCTGGACGCTGATGCTGCTGTCCG GTGTTTTCTGCAGCAGTGGGTGGGATGTGATCTACGGACAGCAGCGTATCTGCGCAGTGAAAGGCTCGTCTGTTGTCATAGTATGTTCGTTCAGCTATCCTGTCGGAGAAAAAGTAACGACGATCATGTGGGGGCACGACACAAACTTTTTTGAAGGTCCCTTCGTATATGAGAGCAAGTCAGAGAAGAGCTCCAAGTTTCAGTATATTGGTGATTACGTTAAAAATTGttcttttcaaataaacaaagtaaacCATACTGACCAAGGCAACTACAAGTTCAGGTTTATCACTGTGACGAACAAGTGGACAAgtacagctgcagcaacattagaAATCCATG ATCTGAAGGCGGAGAAATCAAATGGAAACGGACCAATGAAGGAAGGTGATTCATTGAATCTAACCTGCGTAAACAACTGTAACAACTCTGCTGTCAGCTGGTATAAGGATGGAAACGCCATTGTCGAAGGATCTACGCTTCATTTGTTAAACATTTCCTCCATAAACTCCGGAACTTACTCCTGTTCCTTAACAGGACTCAGTGAAACCACTTCGGGAGGCATAAATATAGACGTTGAAT ATGGCCCTAAAAACACATCAGTATCGGTCAGACCATCCATGGAGGTAGAGCCAGGCAGCAACGTTacactcagctgcagcagcgaTGGAAACCCACCGGTGAACAACTATACCTGGTTTAAAATGGGTGACAGTTCAACTTCTGTTGGAGCTGAGCATGAACTGCACTTCATGAaggtttctgctgctggtgtggAGGGATACTACTGCAGAGCCGCCAACAAACATGGAAGTCAAAACTCGTCGACAGTTACTCTTACTGTCAAAG ACAATTCTTCTCACGGCACATCCAGAAGAAATACATACATCGTTTCTACTTTTGTCGCCATTTTCGTGCTTCTGATTGTGACCATTGCTATTGCTGTTAGAAG actcaacaaaaaaaagagaacaccGGAGACTGATTATGAAGACTGCAATCAG AGGATAGTCTATTCCAACTGGCCCATGTTGGACAACAACCAACCACAAGAAGGAGCTCAGTGTggggaagagagaagagaaatcGTCTATGCAGCTATTGATTTCACCAAAAAGAGAGAGCCAAACAT GGAGCAGCAGATGGACCCTCATAATTACGATGATGATGTGGTTTACAGAACAGTGAACAG AGCAAACGTGTTCTCCTTTCTTTCAGGCACTGATTCTTGA
- the LOC115047672 gene encoding carcinoembryonic antigen-related cell adhesion molecule 6-like isoform X2 — protein MRIESRNLTWTLMLLSGVFCSSGWDVIYGQQRICAVKGSSVVIVCSFSYPVGEKVTTIMWGHDTNFFEGPFVYESKSEKSSKFQYIGDYVKNCSFQINKVNHTDQGNYKFRFITVTNKWTSTAAATLEIHDLKAEKSNGNGPMKEGDSLNLTCVNNCNNSAVSWYKDGNAIVEGSTLHLLNISSINSGTYSCSLTGLSETTSGGINIDVEYGPKNTSVSVRPSMEVEPGSNVTLSCSSDGNPPVNNYTWFKMGDSSTSVGAEHELHFMKVSAAGVEGYYCRAANKHGSQNSSTVTLTVKDNSSHGTSRRNTYIVSTFVAIFVLLIVTIAIAVRRLNKKKRTPETDYEDCNQRIVYSNWPMLDNNQPQEGAQCGEERREIVYAAIDFTKKREPNMEQQMDPHNYDDDVVYRTVNRH, from the exons ATGCGCATTGAATCCAGAAACCTGACCTGGACGCTGATGCTGCTGTCCG GTGTTTTCTGCAGCAGTGGGTGGGATGTGATCTACGGACAGCAGCGTATCTGCGCAGTGAAAGGCTCGTCTGTTGTCATAGTATGTTCGTTCAGCTATCCTGTCGGAGAAAAAGTAACGACGATCATGTGGGGGCACGACACAAACTTTTTTGAAGGTCCCTTCGTATATGAGAGCAAGTCAGAGAAGAGCTCCAAGTTTCAGTATATTGGTGATTACGTTAAAAATTGttcttttcaaataaacaaagtaaacCATACTGACCAAGGCAACTACAAGTTCAGGTTTATCACTGTGACGAACAAGTGGACAAgtacagctgcagcaacattagaAATCCATG ATCTGAAGGCGGAGAAATCAAATGGAAACGGACCAATGAAGGAAGGTGATTCATTGAATCTAACCTGCGTAAACAACTGTAACAACTCTGCTGTCAGCTGGTATAAGGATGGAAACGCCATTGTCGAAGGATCTACGCTTCATTTGTTAAACATTTCCTCCATAAACTCCGGAACTTACTCCTGTTCCTTAACAGGACTCAGTGAAACCACTTCGGGAGGCATAAATATAGACGTTGAAT ATGGCCCTAAAAACACATCAGTATCGGTCAGACCATCCATGGAGGTAGAGCCAGGCAGCAACGTTacactcagctgcagcagcgaTGGAAACCCACCGGTGAACAACTATACCTGGTTTAAAATGGGTGACAGTTCAACTTCTGTTGGAGCTGAGCATGAACTGCACTTCATGAaggtttctgctgctggtgtggAGGGATACTACTGCAGAGCCGCCAACAAACATGGAAGTCAAAACTCGTCGACAGTTACTCTTACTGTCAAAG ACAATTCTTCTCACGGCACATCCAGAAGAAATACATACATCGTTTCTACTTTTGTCGCCATTTTCGTGCTTCTGATTGTGACCATTGCTATTGCTGTTAGAAG actcaacaaaaaaaagagaacaccGGAGACTGATTATGAAGACTGCAATCAG AGGATAGTCTATTCCAACTGGCCCATGTTGGACAACAACCAACCACAAGAAGGAGCTCAGTGTggggaagagagaagagaaatcGTCTATGCAGCTATTGATTTCACCAAAAAGAGAGAGCCAAACAT GGAGCAGCAGATGGACCCTCATAATTACGATGATGATGTGGTTTACAGAACAGTGAACAG GCACTGA
- the LOC115047673 gene encoding neuropeptide B-like, translating into MSAKLLFPIVLLSVLLSVSPAAAWYKQVAGPSYYSVGRASGLLSGIRRSPYVRRAELDPADSGESAANSVFSGMSNLILMTTPVCIKHVTPNLQSCEVFQEIKGSLKCKADVFLALDSSDCAGD; encoded by the exons ATGTCCGCTAAACTCCTCTTCCCCATCGTGCTGCTGTCCGTGCTGCTGTCCGTCAGCCCGGCGGCAGCCTGGTACAAGCAGGTGGCCGGTCCCAGCTACTACTCCGTGGGCAGAGCGTCCGGCTTACTGTCCGGCATCCGGAGGTCCCCGTACGTCCGCAGAGCCGAGCTGGACCCGGCGGACAGCGGAGAGTCCGCGGCCAACAGCGTCTTCTCCGGGATGAGCAACCTCATCCTGATGACCACG CCTGTTTGTATCAAACATGTTACACCAAACCTGCAGAGCTGTGAAGTCTTCCAGGAAATCAAAGGTTCCTTGAAGTGTAAAGCAGATGTCTTCCTCGCTCTCGACTCTTCGGACTGTGCAGGAGACTGA